One Actinosynnema pretiosum DNA segment encodes these proteins:
- a CDS encoding FAD/NAD(P)-binding protein, producing the protein MGSPGTPPPAWAPSRPDRPQGADAAVRAWSAESRDTEANHMTGTESAPPSTTAAPRASSANALEIAVVGVGPRGLSVLERLCANAGADFAHLRLRVRLVDPHLGRGGRVWRTDQSPQLLMNTIASQVTLFTDETVDCAGPVAPGPDLHEWAGFCALAGEFDDLPEAVRAEARALGPDDYPTRAFYGHYLDWVLRRLLRTAPPNVTIELHRRLAVDLEEDPDGVQHLTLAGGERITGLDAVVLTTGHADLRPTGEERAHAEFARAHGLRYLPPDNPAETDHGAIEPGEKVLVRGLGLNFFDHVALLTAGRGGRFTRRADGALAYLPSGREPILVAGARRGVPHHARGENQKGPRGRHVPLFLTEERIAALTGAGRPLRFLDDVWPWIDGEVRAVYYAALLAERGGPGAAAGFLAEYRPLVEAVGALSQLAAESRDPVTARPGPHAAPVALAEAEGELLDAWSVPRADRWDWAALAAPHRGRDFAHPEQFRAWLLDHLRADVREARLGNVRGPLKAALDVLRDLRNEVRLVVDHGSLSGDSHEAELQRWYTPLNAYLSIGPPVGRIEEMIALLEAGVLEVVGPGVTVERDERRGEWVMGSPAVPGSRHRARVLLEARLPESDVRRTLDPLVESLLRKGCGVPYRIPVDGGGHLETGGLAVTRRPYRLVERSGAVHPRRFAFGIPTESVHWATAAGVRPGVNSVILGDADAVARASVLAADARAADAVGRKGNRVR; encoded by the coding sequence TTGGGTTCACCGGGCACGCCGCCGCCCGCGTGGGCGCCCTCGCGGCCGGACCGGCCGCAGGGCGCGGACGCGGCCGTTCGGGCGTGGTCCGCCGAGAGCCGCGACACGGAGGCCAACCACATGACCGGGACCGAGTCCGCGCCGCCCAGCACCACCGCCGCACCCCGCGCGAGCAGCGCGAACGCCCTGGAGATCGCCGTCGTCGGCGTCGGCCCGCGCGGCCTGTCCGTGCTCGAGCGGCTGTGCGCCAACGCGGGCGCCGACTTCGCCCACCTGCGCCTCCGGGTCCGCCTGGTCGACCCGCACCTGGGCAGGGGCGGCCGGGTGTGGCGCACCGACCAGTCGCCGCAGCTGCTGATGAACACCATCGCCTCGCAGGTCACCCTGTTCACGGACGAGACCGTCGATTGCGCGGGACCGGTGGCGCCCGGACCGGATCTGCACGAATGGGCAGGGTTCTGCGCCCTCGCGGGCGAGTTCGACGACCTGCCGGAGGCGGTCCGCGCCGAGGCCCGCGCGCTCGGGCCCGACGACTACCCCACCAGGGCCTTCTACGGGCACTACCTCGACTGGGTGCTGCGGCGCCTGCTGCGCACCGCGCCGCCCAACGTCACCATCGAGCTGCACCGGCGGCTCGCCGTCGACCTGGAGGAGGACCCGGACGGCGTCCAGCACCTGACCCTCGCGGGCGGCGAGCGGATCACCGGGCTGGACGCGGTCGTGCTCACCACCGGCCACGCCGACCTGCGCCCGACCGGCGAGGAGCGCGCGCACGCCGAGTTCGCCCGCGCCCACGGCCTGCGCTACCTGCCGCCGGACAACCCGGCCGAGACCGACCACGGCGCCATCGAACCCGGCGAGAAGGTGCTGGTCCGGGGGCTGGGCCTGAACTTCTTCGACCACGTGGCGCTGCTCACCGCCGGACGCGGCGGCCGGTTCACCCGCCGCGCCGACGGCGCCCTCGCCTACCTCCCGTCCGGCCGCGAGCCGATCCTGGTCGCGGGGGCCCGCAGGGGCGTGCCGCACCACGCGCGCGGCGAGAACCAGAAGGGCCCGCGCGGCAGGCACGTGCCGCTGTTCCTCACCGAGGAGCGCATCGCCGCGCTGACCGGGGCCGGTCGCCCGCTGCGGTTCCTGGACGACGTGTGGCCGTGGATCGACGGAGAGGTCCGGGCCGTCTACTACGCGGCCCTGCTGGCCGAGCGCGGTGGGCCCGGCGCGGCGGCGGGCTTCCTCGCCGAGTACCGGCCGCTCGTGGAGGCCGTGGGAGCGCTCTCACAGCTGGCCGCGGAGTCGCGGGACCCGGTGACCGCGCGACCCGGCCCGCACGCCGCCCCGGTGGCGCTGGCCGAGGCCGAGGGCGAGCTGCTCGACGCCTGGTCCGTGCCCCGCGCCGACCGCTGGGACTGGGCCGCGCTCGCCGCCCCGCACCGGGGCCGCGACTTCGCCCACCCCGAGCAGTTCCGCGCCTGGCTGCTCGACCACCTGCGCGCCGACGTGCGCGAGGCCCGCCTCGGCAACGTGCGCGGCCCCCTCAAGGCGGCCCTGGACGTGCTGCGCGACCTGCGCAACGAGGTCCGCCTGGTGGTCGACCACGGCAGCCTCAGCGGCGACTCGCACGAGGCCGAGCTCCAGCGCTGGTACACGCCCCTCAACGCCTACCTGTCCATCGGCCCGCCGGTCGGCCGGATCGAGGAGATGATCGCCCTGCTGGAGGCCGGGGTGCTGGAGGTGGTCGGCCCCGGCGTCACCGTCGAGCGCGACGAGCGGCGCGGCGAGTGGGTCATGGGCAGCCCGGCCGTCCCCGGCTCCCGGCACCGCGCCCGCGTCCTGCTGGAGGCGCGCCTCCCGGAGAGCGACGTGCGCCGCACCCTCGACCCGCTCGTGGAGTCCTTGCTGCGCAAGGGCTGCGGTGTCCCGTACCGCATCCCGGTCGACGGCGGCGGGCACCTGGAGACCGGCGGGCTGGCCGTCACCCGCCGCCCCTACCGGCTCGTCGAGCGCTCCGGCGCGGTCCACCCGAGGCGGTTCGCCTTCGGCATCCCCACCGAGTCCGTGCACTGGGCGACCGCGGCGGGTGTGCGCCCCGGCGTGAACTCCGTCATCCTCGGCGACGCCGACGCGGTGGCCAGGGCGAGCGTCCTCGCCGCCGACGCCCGCGCCGCCGACGCGGTCGGGAGGAAGGGGAACCGTGTTCGCTGA
- a CDS encoding HalD/BesD family halogenase — protein MTTATVDEHIAAHLGSLPDESYAMSRKSFEELGFGLIPYVLPDSVKQVLSDEIQELVRTGGIRRDLQLKETGNSHRKMRNVNAAEIREHDGWVDAVYRSPALREALSKVAGEPVKICPYLPEQYIITSLESRGDTHGWHWDDYSFAVIFVVEVPPLELGGFVQTVSGTSWDKEDPKVFQKLVDGVIRSHELKPWDLYLLRTDTTLHQVHPLLGGKRTIVNMSYAANRDDDKSISHETMEELFKV, from the coding sequence TTGACCACCGCGACCGTCGACGAGCACATCGCCGCGCACCTGGGTTCGCTGCCGGACGAGAGCTACGCGATGTCGCGCAAGAGCTTCGAGGAGCTGGGCTTCGGCCTGATCCCGTACGTGCTCCCGGACTCGGTCAAGCAGGTGCTGTCGGACGAGATCCAGGAGCTGGTGCGCACCGGTGGCATCCGGCGCGACCTCCAGCTCAAGGAGACCGGCAACAGCCACCGCAAGATGCGCAACGTGAACGCGGCGGAGATCAGGGAGCACGACGGGTGGGTGGACGCGGTCTACCGCTCCCCCGCGCTGCGCGAGGCGCTGTCCAAGGTCGCGGGCGAGCCGGTGAAGATCTGCCCCTACCTCCCGGAGCAGTACATCATCACCTCCCTGGAGAGCAGGGGCGACACCCACGGCTGGCACTGGGACGACTACAGCTTCGCGGTGATCTTCGTGGTGGAGGTGCCGCCGCTGGAGCTGGGCGGCTTCGTGCAGACCGTCTCCGGGACCTCGTGGGACAAGGAGGACCCCAAGGTCTTCCAGAAGCTCGTCGACGGCGTGATCCGCTCGCACGAGCTCAAGCCCTGGGACCTCTACCTGCTGCGCACCGACACGACCCTGCACCAGGTCCACCCCCTGCTGGGCGGCAAGCGCACGATCGTGAACATGTCGTACGCGGCGAACCGCGACGACGACAAGAGCATCTCGCACGAGACGATGGAAGAGCTGTTCAAGGTCTGA
- a CDS encoding SDR family NAD(P)-dependent oxidoreductase translates to MRTVVISGASSGIGLATARRFAEAGDRVVNLDLKPPAPADEVGRTALVDVSDWSAVRAAVDAVAAEHGGVDVVVANAGISLRRLFLDMTEEDVTGLLKVNVLGVMGLWQAAARHMVAAGGGVLLATASTNASVGYPYYADYNASKAAVLALTRTLALEYAPLIRTGCVSPGYVMTPMQRAEYTDEMLAEVNARIPAGRHADPSEIADAFFFLASPQAKYLTGQQLVVDGGELAGGTASGYRTVFGDGVLGAGRDGSEQRGVPEAGGR, encoded by the coding sequence ATGCGCACTGTCGTCATCTCCGGGGCGTCGTCCGGCATCGGGCTCGCCACCGCCCGGCGCTTCGCCGAGGCCGGGGACCGGGTGGTCAACCTGGACCTGAAGCCGCCCGCACCCGCCGACGAGGTGGGGCGAACGGCGCTGGTGGACGTCTCGGACTGGTCGGCGGTGCGGGCGGCGGTCGACGCGGTCGCGGCCGAGCACGGCGGGGTCGACGTGGTGGTCGCCAACGCGGGCATCAGCCTGCGCAGGCTGTTCCTGGACATGACCGAGGAGGACGTCACCGGGCTGCTCAAGGTGAACGTGCTCGGCGTGATGGGCCTGTGGCAGGCGGCGGCCAGGCACATGGTCGCGGCGGGCGGCGGGGTGCTGCTGGCCACCGCGTCCACGAACGCCTCGGTCGGGTACCCGTACTACGCCGACTACAACGCCTCGAAGGCCGCGGTGCTGGCGCTGACCAGGACGTTGGCGCTGGAGTACGCACCGCTGATCCGCACCGGCTGCGTCAGCCCCGGCTACGTGATGACGCCGATGCAGCGGGCCGAGTACACCGACGAGATGCTCGCCGAGGTCAACGCGCGCATCCCGGCCGGGCGGCACGCCGACCCGTCGGAGATCGCCGACGCGTTCTTCTTCCTCGCCTCGCCGCAGGCGAAATACCTGACCGGGCAGCAGCTCGTGGTCGACGGCGGCGAGCTGGCGGGCGGCACGGCCTCCGGCTACCGCACGGTGTTCGGCGACGGCGTCCTGGGCGCGGGTCGGGACGGGAGCGAGCAGCGGGGCGTCCCGGAAGCCGGTGGGCGCTGA
- a CDS encoding GNAT family N-acetyltransferase: MLGDSVSHYRTFPQEGGLTAFVVDRPGRVLTLSAQWRIYDALVPVTTRSFGADMTPYWAQRSKEGYLERLAEFVLIASPEGRMIGWTGFHVLPYDRRTLVYLDSTGMVPEQQSRGVMRKVMRERIHEAVLPACRPDLPVYLTARSESPVFYRLMRGLLQEEHHVLHPHPSLPVPEDVADSALDMATWLGQGAILDRTTLAIRGAYDGLDELYGELPTTGDADLDKLFRGQLGPLDAYLLAGRVR, encoded by the coding sequence GTGCTAGGCGACTCGGTGTCGCACTACCGGACCTTCCCCCAGGAGGGCGGGCTGACCGCGTTCGTGGTCGACCGGCCGGGCCGGGTCCTCACGCTGTCCGCCCAGTGGCGGATCTACGACGCGCTCGTCCCCGTCACCACCCGGTCCTTCGGCGCCGACATGACCCCGTACTGGGCGCAGCGCTCCAAGGAGGGCTACCTGGAGCGGCTGGCCGAGTTCGTGCTGATCGCCTCGCCCGAGGGGCGCATGATCGGCTGGACCGGGTTCCACGTGCTGCCCTACGACCGGCGCACCCTGGTGTACCTGGACTCCACCGGCATGGTGCCCGAGCAGCAGTCGCGCGGGGTCATGCGCAAGGTCATGCGGGAGCGCATCCACGAGGCGGTGCTGCCCGCGTGCCGCCCCGACCTGCCGGTGTACCTGACCGCGCGCAGCGAGAGCCCGGTGTTCTACCGGTTGATGCGCGGGCTGCTCCAGGAGGAGCACCACGTGCTGCACCCGCACCCGAGCCTGCCGGTGCCCGAGGACGTGGCGGACAGCGCGCTGGACATGGCCACGTGGCTGGGCCAAGGCGCGATCCTGGACCGGACGACGCTGGCGATCCGGGGCGCGTACGACGGGCTGGACGAGCTGTACGGCGAGCTGCCGACGACCGGTGACGCGGACCTGGACAAGCTGTTCCGGGGCCAGCTCGGGCCGCTGGACGCCTACCTGCTCGCGGGCAGGGTCCGCTGA
- a CDS encoding nitrilase-related carbon-nitrogen hydrolase, whose translation MGQGFSGTPGGSVGSGGSGVPGSDWSDGRLLRAVLLQEATPAELSPRERVERVCERVAALGDADLVLLPELWATGFFAFDDYARTAQPLDGPVVAALGEAARAAGVHLHAGSVVERAPDGRLHNTSLLLTPDGELAHTYRKVHLFGYGARESELLAPGDGVGAHAAPFGRVALSTCYDLRFPELFRAQVDDGAELLLVTSAWPAARVAHWRLLTRARALENQCFLLAVNAAGTQHGTELAGRSVLVDPWGEVLAEAGSEPGELRVAFAPSAVAAARAEFPALADRRLFPGEESGGAR comes from the coding sequence GTGGGGCAGGGCTTCTCTGGCACGCCGGGCGGTTCGGTCGGTTCCGGCGGCTCGGGCGTTCCGGGCTCCGACTGGTCGGACGGGCGGCTGCTGCGCGCGGTCCTGCTGCAGGAGGCCACCCCGGCGGAGCTGTCGCCGCGGGAGCGGGTCGAGCGGGTGTGCGAGCGCGTCGCCGCGCTGGGCGACGCGGACCTGGTGCTGCTGCCCGAGCTGTGGGCCACGGGGTTCTTCGCGTTCGACGACTACGCGCGCACCGCGCAGCCCCTGGACGGCCCGGTCGTGGCCGCGCTGGGCGAGGCGGCCCGCGCCGCCGGGGTCCACCTGCACGCGGGCAGCGTCGTGGAGCGGGCGCCGGACGGGCGGCTGCACAACACGAGCCTGCTCCTGACCCCCGACGGGGAGCTGGCGCACACCTACCGCAAGGTGCACCTGTTCGGCTACGGCGCGCGGGAGAGCGAGCTGCTCGCGCCCGGCGACGGGGTGGGCGCGCACGCGGCCCCGTTCGGCCGGGTCGCGCTGAGCACGTGCTACGACCTGCGCTTCCCGGAGCTGTTCCGGGCGCAGGTGGACGACGGGGCCGAGCTGCTGCTGGTGACCTCGGCGTGGCCCGCCGCGCGGGTGGCGCACTGGCGGCTGCTGACCAGGGCGCGGGCGCTGGAGAACCAGTGCTTCCTGCTGGCGGTGAACGCGGCAGGGACGCAGCACGGCACGGAGCTGGCCGGCCGCAGCGTCCTGGTCGACCCGTGGGGCGAGGTGCTGGCGGAGGCGGGCTCGGAGCCGGGTGAGCTGCGGGTGGCGTTCGCGCCGTCCGCGGTGGCGGCGGCCCGCGCCGAGTTCCCGGCGTTGGCGGATCGAAGGTTGTTTCCCGGCGAGGAAAGCGGTGGAGCACGGTGA
- a CDS encoding alpha/beta hydrolase, translated as MSEHDLHGIDRELLESAGMQPVVDYSDPKSVRTTLRRGFRLARALRGAGPHDAALEVAERAVPTREGSPDVPARVYRPVRRADPAPALVFFHGGAFTAGDLETEDARCREIAARTGVVVVSVDYRLAPEHPYPAGFHDCYDALVWVAGAGAAELGIDPARVVVGGSSAGGALAAAVSQAARDLGGPAIALQVLLYPVADDRLETASMRAFTATPGWNQPNSVHMWRNYLRGWEGGAPSYAAPNRASDLTGLPPAYVMVADRDPLRDEGVEYARRLMSAGVSVELHQFAGAFHGFDAAAPQAGLSRRSLDEQCAVIARHTGVVVDEPVAVG; from the coding sequence GTGAGCGAGCACGACCTCCACGGGATCGACCGGGAGCTGCTGGAGTCCGCCGGGATGCAGCCGGTCGTGGACTACTCGGACCCGAAGTCGGTGCGGACCACGCTGCGGCGCGGGTTCCGGCTGGCGCGGGCGCTGCGCGGGGCCGGTCCGCACGACGCGGCGCTGGAGGTGGCCGAGCGGGCGGTTCCGACCCGCGAGGGCAGCCCGGACGTCCCGGCGCGGGTGTACCGGCCGGTGCGGCGGGCGGACCCCGCGCCCGCGCTGGTGTTCTTCCACGGCGGGGCGTTCACCGCGGGCGACCTGGAGACCGAGGACGCCCGGTGCCGGGAGATCGCGGCCAGGACCGGGGTCGTGGTGGTGTCGGTGGACTACCGGCTCGCGCCCGAGCACCCCTACCCCGCCGGGTTCCACGACTGCTACGACGCGCTGGTGTGGGTCGCAGGCGCGGGCGCGGCCGAGCTGGGGATCGACCCGGCGCGGGTCGTGGTGGGCGGCAGCAGCGCGGGCGGGGCGCTGGCCGCCGCCGTGTCGCAGGCCGCGCGCGACCTGGGCGGACCGGCGATCGCGCTCCAGGTGCTGCTGTACCCGGTGGCGGACGACCGGCTGGAGACCGCGTCGATGCGCGCGTTCACCGCCACCCCCGGCTGGAACCAGCCGAACAGCGTGCACATGTGGCGGAACTACCTGCGCGGCTGGGAGGGCGGCGCCCCGTCGTACGCCGCGCCGAACCGGGCGTCGGACCTGACCGGTCTGCCGCCCGCGTACGTGATGGTCGCCGACCGCGACCCGCTGCGCGACGAGGGCGTGGAGTACGCGCGCAGGCTGATGTCGGCGGGCGTGTCCGTGGAGCTGCACCAGTTCGCGGGCGCGTTCCACGGGTTCGACGCGGCGGCGCCGCAGGCCGGGTTGTCGCGGCGGTCGCTGGACGAGCAGTGCGCGGTCATCGCCCGGCACACCGGCGTCGTGGTGGACGAGCCGGTCGCGGTGGGCTGA
- a CDS encoding pectinesterase family protein, with the protein MSPHGTRLTRGAAALSAPLLALAMATPAQAATTVTVAADGSGDYTTVQAAIAAVSPGSTIKIKPGTYRGQVSIPASKPGLILQGTSGNSADVVITGSTPASTAGTEGSATVLNKAKDTSVTGLTMANTYAAHDSQALALYAGGDRQVYRNVRMLGYQDTFLSWGGTGGSQVRQYVYKSYIEGAVDFIYGNGALVVDSTTIQSLDRGSSNNGYITAAATHSSNPYGILITRSTLKGPSAAKTVALGRCWHAGGAADAIGQVLVRDSTLGGHIRQTGAWQDMGGFSWKTCRFTEHNNSGAGATTGTGDRPQMSASTAANHTAQKYLAGSDGWNPVQ; encoded by the coding sequence ATGTCACCGCACGGCACCCGCCTGACCAGGGGCGCGGCGGCGCTCTCGGCCCCGCTGCTCGCCCTCGCCATGGCCACCCCGGCCCAGGCCGCCACCACGGTCACCGTCGCCGCCGACGGCTCCGGCGACTACACCACCGTCCAGGCCGCCATCGCCGCCGTGTCCCCCGGCTCGACCATCAAGATCAAGCCCGGCACGTACAGGGGCCAGGTCTCCATCCCCGCGAGCAAACCGGGGCTCATCCTGCAGGGCACGTCCGGCAACTCCGCCGACGTCGTGATCACCGGGAGCACCCCGGCGTCCACGGCGGGCACCGAGGGCAGCGCCACCGTCCTCAACAAGGCCAAGGACACCTCGGTCACCGGCCTGACCATGGCCAACACCTACGCCGCGCACGACAGCCAGGCGCTGGCCCTGTACGCGGGCGGCGACCGGCAGGTGTACCGCAACGTGCGGATGCTCGGCTACCAGGACACGTTCCTGTCCTGGGGCGGCACGGGCGGCTCCCAGGTGCGCCAGTACGTCTACAAGAGCTACATCGAGGGCGCCGTGGACTTCATCTACGGCAACGGCGCGCTGGTGGTCGACTCGACCACCATCCAGTCCCTGGACCGGGGCAGCAGCAACAACGGCTACATCACCGCCGCCGCCACCCACTCCTCCAACCCGTACGGCATCCTGATCACCCGGTCCACCCTGAAGGGCCCGTCGGCGGCCAAGACCGTGGCCCTCGGCCGCTGCTGGCACGCGGGTGGCGCGGCCGACGCCATCGGCCAGGTGCTGGTGCGCGACTCCACGCTCGGCGGCCACATCCGGCAGACCGGCGCGTGGCAGGACATGGGCGGCTTCTCGTGGAAGACCTGCCGCTTCACCGAGCACAACAACTCGGGCGCCGGGGCGACGACCGGGACGGGCGACCGCCCGCAGATGAGCGCCTCCACCGCCGCGAACCACACCGCGCAGAAGTACCTCGCGGGCAGCGACGGCTGGAACCCGGTGCAGTAG
- a CDS encoding rhamnogalacturonan acetylesterase has translation MAPKPPLRRRRTPRRRAPAVVLGVVAALSAGALTGPAASAAAPVTIYVAGDSTASTYTASQSPRAGWGQALPVFLNSGAVAANIAKSGASSKSFIDLGRLDHVLARIKPGDYLLISFGHNDSKVEDPTRYTEPSTTYKSHLSQYVDKSRAKGAKPVLITPVERRRFTGSGAAAPSHGAYPAAMRELAAARGVPLIDLTTSSTALWNRAGVEGTKEHFLHLAAGQSPNYPGGIEDNTHFQGAGAIEVARLVATALSGQGIVPSGKFRQLTATVPPSAITWPTTPPH, from the coding sequence ATGGCACCGAAACCCCCGCTCCGGCGCCGCAGGACCCCGCGCCGCCGCGCGCCCGCCGTCGTCCTCGGCGTCGTCGCGGCCCTGTCGGCGGGCGCGCTGACCGGCCCGGCGGCCTCGGCGGCAGCCCCCGTCACGATCTACGTGGCGGGCGACTCCACCGCCTCCACCTACACCGCCTCCCAGTCGCCGAGGGCGGGCTGGGGGCAGGCGCTTCCGGTGTTCCTGAACTCCGGCGCGGTCGCGGCGAACATCGCGAAGTCCGGGGCCAGCTCCAAGAGCTTCATCGACCTCGGCAGGCTCGACCACGTCCTCGCCCGGATCAAGCCCGGCGACTACCTGCTGATCTCCTTCGGGCACAACGACTCCAAGGTCGAGGACCCCACCCGCTACACCGAGCCGTCCACGACGTACAAGTCGCACCTGTCGCAGTACGTCGACAAGAGCCGCGCCAAGGGGGCGAAACCGGTCCTGATCACCCCGGTCGAGCGCCGCCGCTTCACCGGCTCCGGGGCCGCGGCTCCCTCGCACGGCGCGTACCCGGCGGCGATGCGGGAACTGGCCGCGGCAAGGGGAGTTCCGCTCATCGACCTCACCACGTCCAGCACGGCGCTGTGGAACCGCGCGGGCGTGGAGGGCACCAAGGAGCACTTCCTGCACCTGGCCGCCGGGCAGTCCCCGAACTACCCCGGCGGGATCGAGGACAACACGCACTTCCAGGGCGCGGGCGCGATCGAGGTCGCCCGGCTCGTCGCGACCGCGCTGAGCGGTCAGGGGATCGTGCCGTCCGGGAAGTTCCGGCAGCTCACCGCGACCGTCCCGCCGAGCGCGATCACCTGGCCCACCACGCCGCCCCACTGA
- a CDS encoding VOC family protein — protein MACRISELVLGCRDPELLARFWCEVLDFVVLGREDDGSVEVGPREGFGGAQPTLFLSRRAEPEPGKPRLHIDVNATDRDQDAELERLLALGARRADVGQTGEESWHVLADPEGNEFCLLRRRLDPL, from the coding sequence ATGGCGTGCCGCATCAGCGAACTCGTGCTCGGCTGCCGCGACCCGGAGCTGCTGGCCCGGTTCTGGTGCGAGGTGCTGGACTTCGTCGTGCTGGGCCGGGAGGACGACGGCAGCGTGGAGGTCGGGCCGCGCGAGGGGTTCGGCGGCGCGCAGCCCACGCTGTTCCTCAGCCGCAGGGCCGAGCCGGAGCCGGGCAAGCCGAGGCTGCACATCGACGTGAACGCCACCGACCGCGACCAGGACGCCGAGCTGGAGCGCCTGCTGGCCCTCGGCGCGCGCCGCGCCGACGTCGGGCAGACCGGCGAGGAGTCCTGGCACGTGCTGGCCGACCCGGAGGGCAACGAGTTCTGCCTCCTGCGCCGCAGGCTCGACCCGCTCTGA
- a CDS encoding alpha/beta hydrolase family protein: MPTPIVSVKPVVLPAPDRGADLHVRVTAPTAGTGLPLLLLSHGFGESLTSYDPLVDHWASHGFAVVQPTHLDSRTLALPPEDPRTPLIWRHRVTDLTRVLDSLDAVESAVPGLAGRVDRDRVAVAGHSFGAQTAGVLLGARVLDASGAPGEDLSDPRVRAGVLLAAAGLGGDDLSPFAAENFPFMNPGFAQLTAPALVVAGDADQSLLTTRGPDWFTDAFHHSPGATHLLTLVGGEHTLGGIQGREAAATTDENPERVAAIARLTTAYLLAALGGDDAAWTAESAALDAGIGRVTGR; encoded by the coding sequence GTGCCCACCCCGATCGTCTCCGTCAAGCCCGTCGTGCTCCCCGCCCCCGACCGGGGCGCCGACCTGCACGTGCGCGTCACCGCGCCCACCGCGGGGACCGGCCTGCCGCTCCTGCTGCTCTCCCACGGCTTCGGCGAGTCCCTGACCTCCTACGACCCGCTGGTCGACCACTGGGCCTCGCACGGCTTCGCCGTCGTGCAGCCCACCCACCTGGACTCGCGCACCCTGGCCCTGCCGCCCGAGGACCCCCGCACCCCGCTGATCTGGCGCCACCGCGTCACCGACCTCACCCGCGTGCTCGACTCGCTCGACGCCGTCGAGTCCGCCGTCCCCGGCCTCGCGGGCCGGGTCGACCGCGACCGGGTCGCCGTCGCGGGCCACTCCTTCGGCGCGCAGACCGCCGGGGTGCTGCTGGGCGCCCGCGTCCTGGACGCCTCCGGCGCGCCCGGCGAGGACCTGTCCGACCCCCGCGTCCGGGCGGGCGTGCTGCTCGCCGCGGCGGGCCTCGGCGGGGACGACCTGAGCCCGTTCGCGGCCGAGAACTTCCCGTTCATGAACCCCGGCTTCGCGCAGCTGACCGCGCCCGCGCTCGTCGTGGCCGGGGACGCCGACCAGTCGCTGCTCACCACCAGGGGCCCGGACTGGTTCACCGACGCCTTCCACCACTCCCCCGGCGCGACGCACCTGCTGACCCTGGTCGGCGGCGAGCACACCCTCGGCGGCATCCAGGGCCGCGAGGCCGCCGCGACCACCGACGAGAACCCCGAGCGGGTCGCCGCGATCGCCCGGCTCACCACCGCCTACCTGCTGGCCGCGCTGGGCGGCGACGACGCGGCGTGGACCGCCGAGTCCGCCGCGCTGGACGCCGGGATCGGGCGGGTGACGGGGAGGTGA
- a CDS encoding LLM class flavin-dependent oxidoreductase, translated as MTPPQQVDYADVLRVWREADGIAAIEHAWLFDHLMPIGGPVTGPAYEGWTLLSALAALTTRLRLGVMVTSNRFRPPALLAKIATTVDVVSGGRLDLGIGAGSRPSHPAARAEYDAHGLPYHDAGQAVAALAEACRVIRRLWTEDEPFDFRGEHVRLTGAFGNPKPVQRPHPPILIGGVASATLRVAAEHADVWNAPGHDLEAAALRSARLDRYCAELGRDPRSITRSTVLNASYEHPERTREEIGRALELGFSHVVLGLPGPYPERVARWVADELVAPFA; from the coding sequence ATGACCCCGCCGCAGCAGGTCGACTACGCGGACGTGCTACGGGTGTGGCGGGAGGCCGACGGGATCGCGGCGATCGAGCACGCCTGGCTGTTCGACCACCTGATGCCCATCGGCGGCCCGGTCACCGGCCCGGCCTACGAGGGGTGGACGCTGCTGTCCGCGCTCGCCGCGCTGACCACGCGGCTGCGGCTGGGCGTCATGGTGACCAGCAACAGGTTCCGCCCGCCCGCGCTGCTCGCGAAGATCGCCACCACGGTCGACGTGGTCTCCGGCGGGCGGCTGGACCTGGGCATCGGCGCGGGATCGCGGCCGAGCCACCCGGCGGCGCGGGCGGAGTACGACGCGCACGGCTTGCCCTACCACGACGCCGGGCAGGCGGTGGCCGCGCTCGCCGAGGCGTGCCGGGTGATCCGGCGGCTGTGGACCGAGGACGAGCCGTTCGACTTCCGCGGCGAGCACGTGCGGCTCACCGGGGCGTTCGGCAACCCCAAGCCGGTGCAGCGCCCGCACCCGCCGATCCTGATCGGCGGGGTGGCGTCCGCGACGCTGCGGGTGGCCGCCGAGCACGCGGACGTCTGGAACGCGCCGGGTCACGACCTGGAGGCCGCCGCGCTGCGGTCGGCGCGGCTGGACCGGTACTGCGCGGAGCTGGGCCGCGATCCACGGTCGATCACCAGGTCCACGGTGCTCAACGCCTCGTACGAGCACCCGGAGCGGACGCGGGAGGAGATCGGGCGGGCGCTGGAGCTCGGGTTCTCGCACGTGGTGCTGGGGCTGCCGGGGCCCTACCCGGAGCGGGTGGCGCGGTGGGTCGCGGACGAGCTGGTCGCGCCGTTCGCCTAG